The following is a genomic window from Erigeron canadensis isolate Cc75 unplaced genomic scaffold, C_canadensis_v1 Conyza_canadensis_unscaffolded:197, whole genome shotgun sequence.
CTTCGGTAACTTCGTTATGAAGTCCATTGCAATgtgttcccatttccattcggggGCCTCGGGTTGCACTAATAATCCGGGTGGCTTCTTATGATCGGCTTTCACTTGTAAGCAAGTAAGGCACTCACTCACATACCTAGCCACATCTCGCTTCATACCGGCCACCAATAGAAATCTCTTAAATCAAAATACATCTTATCCGACCCGGGTGGACCGAATAAGGTGATCGATGAGCTTCATGCATGAGAAGAGTTCTTAGATTGCCGAAAATGGGAACCCAGAGCCTTCCAACTAAATAGAGCCCATTATCACTCTTCCTATCGAATTGTTGCTCCATACCATCCAAATTCTCATTACCAAAGTTTTCTGGTCGAGTGGCTTGTACTTGAGCCGCAATGATTTGATCGCGAATGTTTGGTCCTACCGTGAGGCTCATAACCCTAGCACGTCTTGGTTTAACTCGTTCCTTCCGGCTCAAGGCATCGGCTACCACATTGGCCTTACCCGGATGATAACGGATGtcacaatcatagtcactaaGGAGTTCAAGCCAACGTCTTTGTCTCATGTTCAATTCactttgattaaaaatgtttgtaGGCTTTTGTGATCGGTATAAATCACGCACTTggtgccatagagataatgcctccaacacttcaAAGCAAATACTACCGCTCCCATTCTAAGTCGTGTGTCGGATAGTTCTTCTCGTGCACCTTCAATTGGCGGGAGGCGTATGCAATAACTTTGCCCCTTTGCATAAGGACACAACCCAATCCTTGCCCCGAAGCATCACAATACTACAAAATCTTCAACTCCATCGGGAAGGGTTAGAatgggtgcttcacacaacatgttcttaagagTTTGGAAGGCTTGTTCTTGTCTATTGCCCCATTCGAATTTCCGTTCCTTTTGAGTCAAgagtgtaagaggttgtgcaATGCGGGAGAAATTTTCGATAAATCTTCTATAGTAACCCGCCAATCCAAGGAATTGACGGATTTCGGAAGGTGTTTCGGGTCTCCTCCAATTCTTAACCGCTTCGATCTTACTTGGGTCAACGTGAATACCGTCTTTGCTTACCATGTGACCAAGGAAGTGAACCTTCTCTAACCAAACTCACACTTGGAGAATTTAGCATACAATTTCTCCTTTCTTAACAACTCGAGTACTTCTCGCAAGTGTTCGGCATGTTCTTCCTTCGTTTTAGAATAAACAAGTATGTCGTCAATAAAGACAATGACGGACTTGTCCAAGAAAGGGCGACACACCCgtttcatcaaatccatgaatactgctggTGCATTGGTCAACCCGAAAGGCATAACGGTGAATTCAAAGTGCCCATACCGAGTTCGGAAAGCCGTTTTATGAATGTCATCATCATGAACCCGGAGTTGATGATAACCCGAGCGGAGATCGATTTTGAAAAGTGCTTGGCACCTTGAAGTCGGTCAAAAAGGTCATCGATTCGAGGAagaggatatcgattcttcACCGTAAGCTTATTCAACTCCCGATAGTCTATACACATTCTAAACGACCcgtctttcttcttgacaaGAGAATGGGAGCACCCCAAGGAGATTGACTAGGACGGATGAAACCTTTCTCTTGAAGTTCCTTAAGTTGAGcttcgagttcttgcatttcagtgAGGGCAAGTCTATAAGGAGCTTTTGCCACGGGTGCGGCTCCCGGAATAAGATTGATACGAAAGTCAAGTTCACGAGATGGGGGTAATCCCGTAATTCTTCCGGAAAACATCAGAGAATTCACAAACAATAGGAACAGTCTTCAATTCTACCTTTGAGATGGTAGCACTAAAGACTTTAGAATTTAGAGAATCAAGTTTCAATTCACCTTGAACTCTAAGAATTTTACCGCTAGACAACGGTATTTTAACAACCCTCTCCCCACAATCAATATTGCATTTACCGCCGTtaaccaatccattcccacaATAACGTCAAAGCTACCGATTTCAAAAGGCATAAGGTCGATGTAGAATTCGATGTCGTTTAGAGTCAAAATACAATCACGAAGTATTTGACTAAGTTTTGCTAAGGTGCCATTTACCGTTTCTATATCGAGTACATAGTTTAGGGCACACGGATGCACATCAATCAAAGGATAAACGAGAGGACACAAAACTATAATCGGCTCCGGAATCAAATAAAACCGTTGCATAATGACCATTAAGAAGAAAGGTACCTGCAACAACATTGGGATCATTACGGGCCTCATTTGCATTGACCGCAAAGGCTCGGCCACGGGGTTGCGCTTGGTGACCTTGTTGTCCCCGTTTTTGGTTAGGCCCGGCAATTTGTAGTTGATTGGGGTGAACGGCCACTTGAACTTGTTGTCCCACCCATTGAGGACAATTGTTACGGTAATGATTTGGGCTACCGCACACATAACATTCGCCTCTTCTTTGATTGCCTTGAGGAGGAAGAGCTTGAATAGGAGCTACATTGAGCGGACCCGTACCCACCCTTGGTGCCCTACATTCTTTCGCCATATGCCCCAAACGGTTACAATTCATGCCCCACATTGAACATTGGCGGGGTGGTGTCTATTGCATCTTCCACAATGTGGGTGGGGCCCCACATAAGGCTTCTTCACCGGCTCCACCGCCGCCATCACCCTACCCCGATTAGCATTCTTGGAGTCAAACCTCCCCATCTTCCTTGGACCACTTGTTTCCCCCCTCCtttctttttgatgatgatgatgatgatttactCAAAACTCCACTTCTTAACAAGTCTTCGGTAACACTACCGGCACGGTTAATAGCCTCGACCATGGAAGTAGGCATGACCGGATTGATGAGAGAACGACTTGTTGAGTCAAACCCCAAACAAACTTCTCAATGGCCCGAGACTCGGTGCTCACTAGGTGAGGAACAAGGGTAGACAACTCTTGGAATCGTCTAACATAGCCCTTGTAGTCGGCCCCGTCCATTTTGAGATGGACAAACTCGATGGTCAAGTTTTGGAGCTCATAAGGTGGGCAAAATTTCTCTTTCACTTTGTTCTTGAAGTCGGCCCATTCCAAATTGTGGCCCGACCCAAGGCCTTCTCTTGGTTCCACCAACTTAAAGCATCCTCCTTGAACATACCGGAGGCATAATAAATTCGGTCATCATAAGTACAATGACTCCTTTCAATCACCGCTTCAATCCTCTCAAACCATTTTATACATTCCACGGGCCCACCCAACCCATCAAACTCCGGTGCCCCACAATTCTTGAAATCTTTGAATTGACAACCTTGGCGGTACACTCCTGTTGGTTATACCTAGCCCTATAGTTATCCGCTCTTTcgagttcttcttcttcttcttctactacaaCATGAGATTGAGCACCCTCATCATTCACATTTTCCGGGTTTCCAACATTTTGATGCTCATTAGGTTGTACCCCATTGTTCCCATCAAGAGTTGCTTGGACTTGGGCAACAATAGTCGCATGATATTGGTGACCGTTTGAGCAATCACATCCGCCATTAGGCCTGGGAGCCTCACCACACGACCCCTACCTCGGCCCCTACCTCGTCctccaccacgacctctacaCCCCGGCCCCTACCTCTACCTCCTTGCACTTCCGGTTGAGCTTCCGGTTGAGGTTCTTCCGAGTTAGCCCTATAGTTAGTTCCAGCTCTTCTTGGTCTTACCATTTCTATAAAACAAGCAAGGCGTTGACCCGAAAGTTAGTCTCAATACTCACATGTTAGTCCACAAGTTGTCAATGCCCTCAAGTCGacataacatacacatttcataccaTTAAGCTAAGGCAAAAGCGATAGATTTCTAGGGAGAAATTATTACTTACCATACTGAGCTCACTACAATCATTTATCATACAATCCTATAATCTAGCACGGATGGTTCAAAGTATAATCCGAATCCAATATGCTTTCTAGTTACTGATCGAGTTTGTGTACAGGGTGTAccggcggctaaccctccactcaATCAACTTCCCAAAAAGCATATCGATTCCTTATTATGCTTTAAACCAAGCGTGCGCAACCCGTGATGTCATTAAATTGCTATAACATCGGGTGACCATAAATAGTTGATCACGCTCTTTTAGGGTTGCCACAATGTTACATCAAGTTAACGCCATAACTTCACCTCGCCCTAAATCAACAACtattatcaaacaacaatccatcTCAATCACAATCAAACTCAAACCAAACCATATCGTACTCAAGTCATCACATAATTGGTCTCAACTACGAACTCCCAATGTACACTTTCTAGGTTCACAAAATCAAGTTGCACACAAAATTCCTAGccatgcatgctatatgaagagttttaacttaagccgtagtctaggtcaaaccacctaattctctacgacctcgcatgggccaccattctgtaacaccccgagctagggctcgaaatattacggaaatcatatagcacaaggagggattatcgtaggcaactaaatgacattaatgaattcggtgaatccacgacaagtcaaatattcaaacaatgcacaaggagcaaatgaccatcaaagtttacaaaagagaattctagagatggctatcgatcctaagcattaatccaaaagtggcgaatgaatccttgatccataaagtccatgcccgaaaccaaaagctacaccagatcatgcatcacatccttgaaccacctgattacctgaaaagtgttctacaagtcaacacgaggttggtgagttcgtagtggtggcccaagatgaaccaccgaccataaccacatatcataaaaacaagaacaattatcacatacaagtagtctacacgtcatccaaccattgcatcactatataacaaacgtataagaacaatcaatgcaatgtcaatgccatgatgtgaatgatatgcatgccaaaccaaaatacatatatatgtagggccattatgccatctatgcaacgatactcacaggtcatcaccatgaccattgtggcatctcaaaaacgtcggcgaatatacgtctataacccggatgaccaacaccagtgtatacgtctatacctggatgaacacatttgtctcaacagacaaccaaatcatctcaagcaaccaacacaatgcaagcacaacaatccatcaatccaacatccaataaccaacaatatgatgaaactatacatacatacacttgagagggcttgctttcaaagagtcctcgatgtttgtatacaggtgtaccagcggctaaccctccacatctcaaaccttttgaacgcgaagtcgacttccatgtatgtacatctaatctaaatataacctttctcaataccaacatacacaaaacatttcaatGATCCATCAATCTTCATCATtcatcaacaaacaactaattcaaacaaataaacacacaatgtacacttttcagcccgaatctcaatagagtagggagatacgaactcaccttgattggcaaaagaggctaatatcgaattaagatgagattataggtgattatagtgctccacgcgtccacaacctagtaatgtatacaagacatgcattattcaccaaagacgattctctaactaggttttagctttactttatggctttgaaagactttcgggacccaacatggtcgttagggaggtcatgtaatagtttgtaaccaaaatgaagtcg
Proteins encoded in this region:
- the LOC122584274 gene encoding uncharacterized protein LOC122584274, encoding MRQRRWLELLSDYDCDIRYHPGKANVVADALSRKERVKPRRARVMSLTVGPNIRDQIIAAQVQATRPENFGNENLDGMEQQFDRKSDNGLYLVGRLWRDVARYVSECLTCLQVKADHKKPPGLLVQPEAPEWKWEHIAMDFITKLPKTRSGRDTIWVIGSVNEVGSFRGHS